The Juglans microcarpa x Juglans regia isolate MS1-56 chromosome 2S, Jm3101_v1.0, whole genome shotgun sequence genome has a window encoding:
- the LOC121252329 gene encoding nudix hydrolase 18, mitochondrial-like has protein sequence MVTLVSQENMVALVSRTGRHLQRYSKGRRQVVGCIPYRYKIAKQTSLVEAGELEVLVISSQKGKGMLFPKGGWEKDESIKEAALRETLEEAGVRGVIQRELGKWNFKSKTHDTYYEGYMFPLLVEEQLDFWPEKDVRQRKWMNVQEAREVCQYLWMKEALDKLVNRLTTQQHVDVEQVGPCSVS, from the exons ATGGTGACCTTGGTGTCTCAAGAAAACATGGTTGCTTTGGTTTCTCGCACCGGAAGGCATTTGCAACGGTACAGCAAAGGTCGTCGCCAAGTTGTGGg ATGTATACCTTACAGATACAAGATTGCAAAGCAGACTTCCTTGGTAGAAGCAGGAGAATTAGAAGTTCTTGTCATCAGTTCACAGAAAGGCAAAGGGATGTTGTTTCCAAAG GGAGGTTGGGAAAAAGATGAATCCATAAAGGAGGCGGCTTTACGAGAGACACTAGAGGAAGCAGGGGTACGAGGCGTTATTCAG CGTGAATTGGGTAAGTGGAATTTCAAGAGCAAAACCCATGATACTTATTATGAAGGATACATGTTCCCATTGCTTGTGGAAGAGCAGTTAGATTTCTGGCCAGAGAAGGACGTGCGTCAAAGAAAATGG ATGAATGTGCAAGAAGCAAGAGAAGTTTGTCAATATTTGTGGATGAAGGAAGCTCTAGATAAACTTGTAAATCGGCTGACGACTCAACAACATGTTGATGTGGAACAAGTAGGACCGTGTTCGGTAAGCTAG